Proteins found in one Salvia splendens isolate huo1 chromosome 10, SspV2, whole genome shotgun sequence genomic segment:
- the LOC121751167 gene encoding vesicle-associated membrane protein 711-like encodes MAILYALVARGSVVLAEFSATSTTANAIARQILEKIPGNNDTNASYSQDRYIFHVKRTDGLTVLCMADDTAGRRIPFAFLEEIHQRFVRTYGRAVLSAQPYAMNDDFSRVLSQQIEYFSSDPNADRINRLKGEMSQVRNVMIENIDKVLDRGDRLELLVDKTATMQGNTLRFRKQARRFRNTVWWRNVKLTIALIFLLLVIIYVVLAFVCHGPTLPSCL; translated from the exons ATGGCGATACTTTACGCGCTGGTGGCGCGTGGCTCGGTTGTGCTGGCGGAATTCAGCGCTACTTCCACCACGGCGAATGCGATCGCGCGTCAAATTCTCGAAAAAATCCCCGGTAACAATGATACCAACGCCTCCTACTCGCAGGATCGCTACATTTTTCACGTCAAACGCACCGATGGCCTCACCGTCCTTTGTATGGCCGACGACACTGCCGGAA GGAGAATTCCTTTTGCatttcttgaagaaattcatcAGAGATTCGTCCGGACATATGGTCGAGCTGTATTGTCCGCGCAGCCATATGCTATGaatgatgatttttcaagggtCCTCAGCCAACAAATTGAGTATTTCTCAAGTGATCCTAATGCTGACAGGATAAACCGGCTTAAAGGTGAAATGAGCCAG GTTCGGAATGTCATGATTGAGAACATTGATAAAGTTTTGGATAGAGGTGATCGGCTAGAATTATTGGTTGATAAAACTGCCACTATGCAAGGGAACACTTTACGCTTCAGGAAGCAAGCTCGCCGTTTTAGAAACACTGTATGGTGGAGAAATGTCAAGCTTAC GATTGCATTGATATTCCTTCTCCTGGTAATAATCTATGTCGTTTTGGCTTTTGTTTGCCATGGCCCCACTCTTCCGTCTTGCCTGTAA
- the LOC121751034 gene encoding ACT domain-containing protein ACR2-like isoform X2 — protein MLAVSWMVTDQRVINYIQQAVSAGKASSPKTVSRGEAQAIEMTGKNRPGLFSEISAALADMGCNIVEAHAWSHNALLACIAYISDQSVDTPIDDHRLHAIEDHLTTVLRATTATEEDSAASHQEVKPAAGLPKGKLSSTTRVERRLHQLMLSVRDFDSPTSSRRTSVSIERCIEKGYSIVTIQCKDRRRLMFDTVCTLIDMQYVIFHASVDACRGLRLCIPSIHKHAFPFLIYTHFKSLTRNAPQEYFVRHADGRAFNTESEKDRVIKCLEAAIERRVCEVWLELQLFKCQTFLCH, from the exons ATGCTGGCTGTTTCTTGGATG GTTACAGATCAAAGAGTGATCAACTACATCCAGCAG GCTGTGAGCGCGGGGAAAGCCTCTAGCCCAAAGACAGTCAGCCGCGGGGAGGCTCAGGCGATAGAGATGACAGGTAAGAACCGGCCAGGGCTGTTCTCTGAGATCTCAGCAGCACTGGCTGACATGGGGTGCAACATCGTTGAGGCACACGCGTGGAGCCACAACGCTCTCCTGGCTTGCATCGCCTACATTTCCGATCAGTCTGTGGACACCCCCATCGATGACCACAGGCTCCACGCCATCGAGGACCACCTGACCACAGTCCTCCGCGCCACCACTGCCACGGAGGAGGATAGTGCTGCCAGCCACCAGGAGGTGAAGCCCGCGGCCGGGCTCCCCAAGGGGAAGCTGAGCAGCACCACCAGAGTGGAGCGGCGCCTCCACCAGCTCATGCTCTCCGTGCGCGACTTTGACAGCCCAACGAGCTCCAGGAGGACGAGTGTGTCCATTGAGAGGTGCATTGAGAAGGGCTACTCAATTGTCACCATCCAATGCAAGGACAGGAGAAGGCTAATGTTTGACACTGTCTGCACACTTATTGATATGCAATATGTCATCTTTCATGCCTCAGTAGATGCTTGCAGAGGCTTAAGGCTTTGCATACCAAGTATACATAAACAtgcctttccttttctcattTATACACATTTCAAATCCTTGACAAGAAACGCCCCGCAGGAGTACTTTGTGAGACACGCGGATGGGCGAGCATTCAACACGGAGAGTGAGAAAGACAGAGTCATAAAATGCTTAGAGGCCGCGATAGAACGAAGGGTCTGTGAGGTATGGCTTGAACTTCAACTGTTCAAATGCCAAACCTTTCTGTGTCATTAA
- the LOC121751034 gene encoding ACT domain-containing protein ACR2-like isoform X1 — MHPSLFVKVREGVLILFCAVFHVKNELGFKVTDQRVINYIQQAVSAGKASSPKTVSRGEAQAIEMTGKNRPGLFSEISAALADMGCNIVEAHAWSHNALLACIAYISDQSVDTPIDDHRLHAIEDHLTTVLRATTATEEDSAASHQEVKPAAGLPKGKLSSTTRVERRLHQLMLSVRDFDSPTSSRRTSVSIERCIEKGYSIVTIQCKDRRRLMFDTVCTLIDMQYVIFHASVDACRGLRLCIPSIHKHAFPFLIYTHFKSLTRNAPQEYFVRHADGRAFNTESEKDRVIKCLEAAIERRVCEVWLELQLFKCQTFLCH, encoded by the exons ATGCATCCTTCTCTCTTTGTGAAAGTGAGAGAGGGTGTTTTGATCTTGTTTTGTGCTGTTTTTCATGTGAAAAATGAACTGGGCTTCAAGGTTACAGATCAAAGAGTGATCAACTACATCCAGCAG GCTGTGAGCGCGGGGAAAGCCTCTAGCCCAAAGACAGTCAGCCGCGGGGAGGCTCAGGCGATAGAGATGACAGGTAAGAACCGGCCAGGGCTGTTCTCTGAGATCTCAGCAGCACTGGCTGACATGGGGTGCAACATCGTTGAGGCACACGCGTGGAGCCACAACGCTCTCCTGGCTTGCATCGCCTACATTTCCGATCAGTCTGTGGACACCCCCATCGATGACCACAGGCTCCACGCCATCGAGGACCACCTGACCACAGTCCTCCGCGCCACCACTGCCACGGAGGAGGATAGTGCTGCCAGCCACCAGGAGGTGAAGCCCGCGGCCGGGCTCCCCAAGGGGAAGCTGAGCAGCACCACCAGAGTGGAGCGGCGCCTCCACCAGCTCATGCTCTCCGTGCGCGACTTTGACAGCCCAACGAGCTCCAGGAGGACGAGTGTGTCCATTGAGAGGTGCATTGAGAAGGGCTACTCAATTGTCACCATCCAATGCAAGGACAGGAGAAGGCTAATGTTTGACACTGTCTGCACACTTATTGATATGCAATATGTCATCTTTCATGCCTCAGTAGATGCTTGCAGAGGCTTAAGGCTTTGCATACCAAGTATACATAAACAtgcctttccttttctcattTATACACATTTCAAATCCTTGACAAGAAACGCCCCGCAGGAGTACTTTGTGAGACACGCGGATGGGCGAGCATTCAACACGGAGAGTGAGAAAGACAGAGTCATAAAATGCTTAGAGGCCGCGATAGAACGAAGGGTCTGTGAGGTATGGCTTGAACTTCAACTGTTCAAATGCCAAACCTTTCTGTGTCATTAA
- the LOC121751035 gene encoding probable glycosyltransferase At5g25310 has translation MNHGCRSYKEMERRLKVYVYEEGELPIVHDGPCKDIYTSEGRFIHEMEHGSHRFKTSRPEQAHLYFMPFSVTWMVKYLYSPNTYNLTPLLEFVSDYVKLISTKHPFWNRTQGADHFMLSCHDWGPRASEGNARLYSTSIRFLCNANSSEGFIPQPPTSKHH, from the exons ATGAATCATGGTTGCAGGAGTTACAAGGAGATGGAGAGAAGACTGAAGGTGTATGTATACGAAGAGGGAGAGCTTCCAATAGTGCATGATGgcccatgcaaagacatctacACCAGTGAAGGGAGATTCATCCATGAGATGGAGCATGGAAGCCATAGATTCAAGACAAGCAGACCTGAACAAGCTCATCTCTACTTCATGCCATTCAGTGTGACATGGATGGTGAAGTATCTCTACAGCCCCAACACCTACAACCTCACCCCGCTCCTAGAATTCGTCTCCGATTACGTCAAACTCATCTCCACCAAACACCCCTTCTGGAACAGAACTCAAGGAGCTGACCATTTCATGCTCTCTTGCCATGACTGG GGACCTCGCGCATCAGAAGGAAACGCACGCCTCTACAGCACATCCATCCGCTTCCTGTGCAATGCAAACTCATCCGAGGGATTCATCCCTCAGCCTCCCACCTCAAAACATCACTAA